Sequence from the Acropora muricata isolate sample 2 chromosome 10, ASM3666990v1, whole genome shotgun sequence genome:
GATCAAAAAAGCCATTAGTGAGAGTTTCGAAAGATGCACCGCTTCGTTAAGAAGATTTACAATTCTGGGAGCAGAAAATTCGTTTCACAATGTCAATATATCtgttccttttttgtttatcgTTGAGCCTGAAGctatgtttataagttcaaacTTCTAATATGAGAGAAACCTCTCCAGCAAATCACTTGAATAGTCTTAGGAATCCTCCAACGAATTTCTGGCTCCTCTTAAAGCTTCCCACAAGCTATCTTACTATTGCTGTAAATGACCCTACCTCAGTTTAAGTGAATTGGAGGTTGTCCAGAAATGATAATCTTTCAAGATTTCTGTCTGCTAACACAGTTGTCAATAACAACCactttttaaccctttcccgcctgaggggttccccattgacgagtaaaatcgtctggcgttagacagagtaaaatgtagaagtgccctgagcgctcattcggcagttaaggggttaaagaaTTGCTATTGAATGCTTGCTGACGTTGTCGTCAAAATTGCAAATGTGATAATTTCATGTTGTTcttttgcagaggacgacatGGAGTTATTCTTTACAACAcatgcagcacgcttattttttttaccattcgaccaatcaaatttgtgACGTCACCATTCCCGTTACCGTCGTGGATACTAAAGTTTCCTATTAGGGAGCGTAAGGTGCGTTCGTGCCGACTACATAAACGGCAACGACATCGTCacgaattaagaatttgattggtcgaataaGACAAAACAAGCGCGCTGTATGTGCTGCACACACTTTAGGACAATTCCAGTAACGTAACAGTAACGTGAAATTACCCCATTTGTGATTTATACGGCAACGTGAGCAgacaaaaataattctttaaTTCCCTCTATTTACTTCAGCGGCGCGCTTTCGAGTCTGGTTCAGTGTAGCATATTTTGCCAACATTGGAGAATGCGAACAATcgtaaaatgataataaaatacaGTCATAGCTGCGCAAATGCACTTGTCTATAAGGAAAGTTTTCTATGTCTTTGCTAAAGCTCGCGACAAAAAGTGGTTGCAGGTTTCTAAGTGATGAAGGACTGATAAGCAATTAAACGAAGCAacaaaggaaacagaaaatGTCTTAACCCAAGACCAGCTTTAATCCTCTGTATTTGCTTGAACGGCGCTCCTTGCGGTTCAGTTGAAGCGTACTTCACCAACATCGTAGAATTTAGAGATGAAGAGATAATCGGAAAATAGTCACACCTCTgcaaatagggagctttagattcgaggacgaggacgaagacgaggacgaggacaaagcactctgttttcgccacaacgaaatcttcaaactttttcgtcttcaacgaAGCctggacgacgaagttgattgcaacaacattgtcacgccatcattgtcacggatttgagcatgcgcacaatgagcaaaagttcgACTTGGTCCTCGTTatcgtcgtcgtcttcaaatctaaagctcgctaatgtttattttcaaacgaCGTTTTCCTCggcgttgccgtcgtcattgttAAAGCTccctatagagtgttttcactcacgtgaccaatgagcatgtttttgaactgaaacaaaagaaaacgtttacATAAGACTAGAGTTCAATTCgcggaggattagttggggacaccaataTGGCTGCTTTTCCCGGCTTTctttggggacaccaacatggccgccgtgacgtcacctGAAAAACACCAGGGAGTTTAAGAGACGACAACTGAAAGGGCtacgacaacgtcacaaaccaacgatttgattggttgaacaaGAAAgaataattgtgctgcacgtgctgcacacatgtgaaatttttaaatttgaagttcTGACGACACTGTGAAGCAGCAGCAGtcaatctttcactctttgccttcacatgaaaaccattcgtgccaagcaagcgaaagtgcacttcgcctattttgtacaacgtgactcCCATGAGATAATCgcgaaacacttaacctaacgcaaagttctgttttaatgtgacgttttcgttgcagcagccgtcgtagcttaaCCCTTTAAGGAACCGTGACGCGACGACAATGTCACAAATCAGAaccctgattggttgaatgaggaaaaataatcgtgctgcacgcttttAGCAACGtggtctgccaaatgacgacgtgaaagtTTCAAATTCGAGGTTCGGGGGACAACGCGAACCACaacaaataatttttcattctctgcctcTATGTGAAAACCGTTCGTTCCAATCAAGTAAAAGGAAGCTTCGATTACAACGTCTTACACGGTGActaacatggaataatcacaaaacgCTTAACCTACAGGGAGGTACCATTTCaaagtgacattttcgttgctGTAGCAGTCATAGCTTCTGAGCTCCCAAGtgaaattatgcaaaataaacATTAGCCCACGATTAGCATTTCCTATTGCATATGAGTCTTGAGGTATAGGATATTTCGTGACGTGTGTTCAAAGAGTAAGatagaaaaaataaacaagacaTGAGGATTTTAATGTTTCTATCGTAAATGAATGGGGCGAGAGCAAAGTGTTCGGTACGCAGGGCAATTGCATTAAAACTTGGACAGTCCAATTTACAAATGCGCATTGCAGACCTATCACATTCTGACTTGTACATTTGTGTGTTGAGACTGGGTACTAGATCAAAGTGACCAAGAGAAAGATGGCGTCGTCGGTAGTAAAACAAGAACTGCCTCCAAAAGGCGGTTATCCTCCAATAGAATACGCCAGAAATCTCCCTAAAAGAGGTCCATCTGGTATGATGATGTTTATTGGTGGCGCCGCTGTCATGGCTTTCGGGTTTTATCATGTTATCATGGGAAACAGAAAACGCTGGTAGGTTTTCCAAAGTGTTCAGCTGTGCATGTGGCGGCGAGTAGCAACCTGATATATTGGCTTTATTAGCTAGGAGGTGGATGGATTTCTCTCTTGGTTAAGAGAGAGAGATCACCTCGATGCAATACATGAAAACATGAAATGATGCTACGCGGTGTCCAAAACCAAGAAGTTAATTCGTACTTGCTTAAAGTGCTCTCTTTTTCACTTTGTGATGGTAACGAGAAGCCACAGACTACAGATTTGCTTTGCTTTAATTTGCAGTGAGCTTATGAAGGAGAAAATGAATGCAAGAATCGGAATTCTACCACTTTTGCAAGCAGAACATGATAGAAAGTATGCTTCCTATTccgttaatattattatctcaAATATTATTGTGAGAAATAGACAGGTGTCAACAGTATTCCACCACTAACCAGGTTGGGTATAGGCATCAGAGAGGAGAAAGTGATGTGACCTGGGCCCTGTatttcaaagcctgattaagctaatcctggattagtggaaattttaattgttatttatttacagttaaaggaggattgttcacaagattaaggtttaaggaaagaaatttgtaatttattttgtggcaaaccctccatTAGCGGGAAATAAAGAGCAATTAACATTTactctaacctaggattagcttaatcaggttttgaacaactgggccctggacaGAATTGTCTTGTTTGAAAATGGTTGGAGTCAATGATTTTATTATTGGCCTTTTGAAAATGCTGATTTCTAAACAGTAGGATCTGTAATGTCTGTGGCTGTATAATTTGTGATTGCTGATCAATACTTGTATCTTCTCAGAGTCGTAAAGCTATTAACTTGTTCTTGGTGTCTGTTGTAGTTTGTGGTGCCTTGTAGTAGACAACAGATAAGCCATGGCGCAAACCTAATGTATGGATGGTTGGATGTGTGCTATTTTAGCCTGTTGTGCGAGAGTCCCATTGGGTCCCAATCCCTTACATTTTCTGATACGGGGAAAGATTAAAGGGACAGCATTCTTTACTATCTTTTGGGTATCAAAAAAggtgtaagggtcaaatttccaatCTGCAGAGATAATCAAGCTGATCTTTCGAGTGTTCTCCCTTGGTAGTTTTGTTGGACAGAGCAACTGTACTTCGTAGGGGTTATGTTTGAGAAATTAACAGATCAGTGTTCGAAGTCAAAAAAGGGAGTGACAAATTAATGATAACATTCTTCAGCCAGATTCTAAAACATTAAGAATAAACAATGTGTGAAAGCCTGGCTAAGTAAGAGATTTAGTATTAATCTTAACTTAACTTATTTggctttgaaattatttttttccttgtgtcaGATGCTTGAAAGCactaaaagaaaatgaagaaatggAGGCATTAATCATGAAGGATGTTCCAGGATGGACAGTGGGAGAGAGTGTGTACAACACAGAAAAGTGGATCACACCAGTGCCACTACAGGTTAAAAAGCTTTGACGTCAGTAAAATTTGAGACATTGAGTAAAGGAAGGAAGGACAAGAAAACTGCTCAACACTTAACATTACCTGTCTGTTTTAAACATTGGGAATTCTGAATGGAGGATATGCTTTTGTAAAGTGTACCAGCTCTTTCTCTCTATTCAATTGGTTGTTCCAAGGATAGTCAAGAGTCAAGCTAATCATTACTTTATTGATCAACAAAGAGGTTTGCCCAAAGAAGTTGTTTCACCCAATGAGTTTGCAACTTTAGACACAAGCAGGCCCAAGATGAATTAACCCCTCATTAAAGGGACGGCTCTCAACCAATACCCACTGCCTTCACATTTTGGGTTAAACAAAGGGTTAAAAGTCTGCATTTGTCACATGATTAACCTTGATTACCGGTAATTCTTTTTATGAATATGTACATTGAAGTGTGCCTTTTGATGATCAATAAATATCCCAGATATTTTGGTTCACTGTTTCAACAAATAAATCTGGTTGTGGTTTCAGAGATTTCAAACTTTCCTTTATTATTGACCAAGAATGAAAATCTTAGAATTCTCAGTTTcctgttttgaataaaaattgttaTGAGGATTAGGACACAGATAACTTGCTTGAAGGTCTCAAAATTAATAGGAATGAAGGAAAGGATTTTGGGGGATTTGCAAAAATTCAGTTTTGAGTTTGAGGAAGTTTTATTAAATGTCTTTGTTCCCAGTGTTGGTTTTAACATTTCATATTAAAAATTGGTTGGCAATGCACCTCATTTGCCTTGCATTGAACAAATATGAATAAGAAATTTTTACAGTTCTTTAAGTGGTGTTTCTAAGCCAACAATACCGTAAATTGAATAACAACTGGAAAGCAAAAAGGTTGGTTTGCTTTGTTAATCAGAACATATCATCTCCCACTATTTATCAGTGCTCTTTTAATATTTGCACAAAATAGCAAACAATATCCTCCCAAACCACCACATTTTCTTAATTGTATGCATTTAAAGTTCCCAGGGGCACTGAACTCTGTTGAAGGCCTCCGGCATCGAACCATCGTCGTGATGCCTTCTTTGGAGTGTAGGTTCTTTGGTGTGTTGTGCTGAACTCTCTTTCCTCTGGGATTGGGGGTTTAATGTGCGACTTTTTGAGCTAAAAAGTAAAGTAAAATCCCAGTTAAAGGATTGTTGTACTTCAGAAAGAAATGTGTTGAGAAGGAGAGAAAATACAGCTGTTCTGTTCAGGGTATAACAATTCTAATACAGTAAACTTTAGTCAAGTTCTTTTGGAATATGCACAACGTTAAGTGGGTGTAGCTTGCCCTCCTATTCAATGTTGAATGTTTATGTTTGCTAGTGTCAAGAGCATTGTTTTGGTCAACATTTCCGCTAATTTGGCAAGAGAATGGGAACATCACTGAACATAcccaaatatgataaaatgatcttgcagaatccagactattctgcATGTCCTACTGTCGCCATCAAAGCTAAATAACACTATTGATTAGGGGAAGGGGGAGAGGGCCTAAGGGATGAAAAAATCAGGATAGCGAGTCTCAATACAATTTATCTAGGATTGCAGATTACATGGATAATAAATAaaactgcattaattttggCATCATTTGTGAAGGTGCTAGCATTAACTCTGATGTTACTCAGTCCTTGCCTTGGGCTTGTAAGTTGCTgcttatttgatttcaataATGGGTACAGTAACTTCCAGTATGTCTGCATTGTCTATTTGATTTCAATAATGGGTACAGTAACTTCCAGTATGTCTGCATTGTTTCAATGAAATGTaaatacccccccccccccccacaaaagGAACATTTTTAACACTTACATTATCTATAGCTAGTGGATTAGGAATCAGTTTGGGAACACC
This genomic interval carries:
- the LOC136931017 gene encoding NADH dehydrogenase [ubiquinone] 1 alpha subcomplex subunit 13-like, translating into MASSVVKQELPPKGGYPPIEYARNLPKRGPSGMMMFIGGAAVMAFGFYHVIMGNRKRCELMKEKMNARIGILPLLQAEHDRKCLKALKENEEMEALIMKDVPGWTVGESVYNTEKWITPVPLQVKKL